Proteins from one Longimicrobiaceae bacterium genomic window:
- the dnaK gene encoding molecular chaperone DnaK, with the protein LAEDAGKFLGERVTEAVITVPAYFNDAQRQATKDAGTIAGLEVLRIINEPTAAALAYGLEKKGQETVLVYDLGGGTFDVSLLDVGDGVVEVRSTSGDGHLGGDDFDQRIIDWLVAEFKKDQGIDLSKDPMALQRLKESAEKAKMELSTTMSTDINLPFITATQEGPKHLNVTLTRAKFESLVDDLVQRTIPPMEQALKDAGLKTTDIDEVILVGGSTRIPKIQEVVKAFFGKEPHRGVNPDEVVAIGAAIQGGVLAGDVKDVLLLDVTPLSLGIETLGGVFTTLIGRNTTIPTKKSEVFSTAEDNQTTVEIHVLQGEREMAMYNKTIGKFQLTGIPPAPRGMPQVEVTFDIDANGILHVSAKDRATGKEQKIRIEASSGLSEAEIDKMVKDAEAHAAEDKSRRETIETRNRLDSLTYEVEKNMKEWEDKIDQGAKDTLNAALERARKALKQDDVAEVRSATEELSNAYSAAGAQIYAAQQAEGAGAAGADAGFSGGATAGAGFADDATAQANASRGADDVVDADYEIVDDNK; encoded by the coding sequence CTGCCGCCGCGCTCGCTTACGGGCTCGAGAAGAAGGGCCAGGAGACCGTGCTCGTCTACGACCTCGGCGGCGGCACGTTCGACGTCTCGCTGCTCGACGTCGGCGACGGCGTGGTCGAGGTGCGCTCGACGAGCGGCGACGGCCATCTCGGCGGCGACGACTTCGACCAGCGGATCATCGACTGGCTGGTGGCCGAGTTCAAGAAGGACCAGGGCATCGACCTCTCCAAGGACCCCATGGCGCTCCAGCGCCTCAAGGAGAGCGCCGAGAAGGCGAAGATGGAGCTGTCGACCACCATGTCGACCGACATCAACCTGCCCTTCATCACGGCCACGCAGGAAGGGCCCAAGCACCTGAACGTGACGCTGACCCGCGCCAAGTTCGAGTCGCTGGTGGACGACCTGGTGCAGCGCACCATCCCGCCCATGGAGCAGGCGCTCAAGGACGCGGGCCTGAAGACGACCGACATCGACGAGGTGATCCTGGTGGGCGGCAGCACGCGCATCCCCAAGATCCAGGAGGTGGTGAAGGCGTTCTTCGGCAAGGAGCCGCACCGCGGCGTGAACCCCGACGAGGTGGTCGCAATCGGCGCCGCCATCCAGGGCGGCGTGCTGGCGGGCGACGTGAAGGACGTGCTGCTGCTCGACGTGACCCCGCTGTCGCTGGGCATCGAGACGCTGGGCGGCGTGTTCACCACGCTCATCGGCCGCAACACCACGATCCCCACCAAGAAGAGCGAGGTGTTCTCGACGGCCGAGGACAACCAGACCACGGTGGAGATCCACGTGCTGCAGGGCGAGCGCGAGATGGCGATGTACAACAAGACCATCGGCAAATTCCAGCTCACGGGCATCCCGCCGGCACCGCGCGGCATGCCGCAGGTGGAGGTGACGTTCGACATCGACGCCAACGGCATCCTGCACGTGTCGGCCAAGGACCGCGCCACGGGCAAGGAGCAGAAGATCCGCATCGAGGCCTCGAGCGGCCTGAGCGAGGCGGAGATCGACAAGATGGTCAAGGACGCCGAGGCGCACGCGGCCGAGGACAAGTCGCGCCGGGAGACCATCGAGACGCGCAACCGCCTCGACTCGCTGACGTACGAGGTGGAGAAGAACATGAAGGAGTGGGAGGACAAGATAGACCAGGGCGCCAAGGACACGCTCAACGCCGCGCTGGAGCGCGCCCGCAAGGCGCTCAAGCAGGACGACGTGGCCGAGGTGCGCAGCGCCACCGAGGAGCTGAGCAACGCCTACAGCGCCGCCGGCGCGCAGATCTACGCCGCGCAGCAGGCCGAGGGCGCGGGTGCCGCCGGTGCGGACGCCGGGTTCAGCGGCGGCGCCACGGCGGGCGCGGGCTTCGCGGACGACGCGACGGCCCAGGCCAACGCTTCGCGCGGCGCCGACGACGTGGTCGACGCCGACTACGAGATCGTGGACGACAACAAGTAG